The proteins below are encoded in one region of Ferroplasma acidiphilum:
- a CDS encoding UbiX family flavin prenyltransferase, which yields MKKIVVGITGASGTALGVKFLENIKDMEIHLVMSESAKKVMKLESDYSIDYIKSLADYYYHDSDIAARISSGSFLFDTFVVIPCSSSTLAKISAGISDTLITRVATVAMKERRRFIVVPREMPFSTIMLENMLKLSMNNVIVAPAVPGYYNKPSSVEDLLNFVVARVLDLAGIKNDISPRWRDE from the coding sequence ATGAAAAAGATTGTGGTGGGAATAACTGGAGCATCCGGAACTGCCCTGGGAGTAAAATTTCTTGAAAACATAAAAGATATGGAAATTCACCTGGTAATGTCAGAAAGTGCAAAGAAGGTTATGAAACTTGAATCAGACTATTCTATAGATTATATTAAAAGCCTTGCAGATTATTATTATCACGATTCAGATATAGCTGCTAGAATTAGCTCAGGGAGCTTTCTCTTTGATACATTTGTAGTGATCCCCTGTTCTTCATCTACCCTGGCTAAAATTTCAGCAGGCATATCAGATACACTTATAACGAGAGTGGCTACAGTAGCTATGAAAGAAAGACGTAGATTTATAGTGGTGCCAAGAGAAATGCCATTCAGCACGATAATGCTTGAGAACATGCTGAAACTGTCAATGAATAATGTGATAGTAGCACCGGCTGTTCCCGGATACTACAATAAGCCATCAAGCGTGGAAGACCTTTTGAATTTTGTAGTGGCAAGGGTGCTTGACCTTGCAGGGATAAAAAATGATATATCGCCACGGTGGAGAGATGAATAA
- a CDS encoding pelota family protein — MKIIEDNPKESKLVLMINTIDDLWYLKNILDRGDQIITSVFRRQEQNADLNRSKATERKKINIKLNVEKIDFLPYTDNLKILGEILEGENSGSHQSVMIGVDDEITIIKTLDSGERAFLDEAVENYYKNSIVFVSLDDESCIIALMKSYGIQEIADISSKKSGKDYGSNGEDPGYYKEIIASIKNIKNPASIIILGPGFEHTKLYKKIMDDPFFNGIALHDFPETDNGKRGIYEFMADKKSGDILKGARLAADEKLIENFLINLNKTGLSIYGYDELVKYSRMNMVEDILISESKFKDPETRKLLNEATGINIHVISDYTESGDIIKQFGGYCGILRYKY; from the coding sequence TTGAAAATAATAGAAGATAACCCTAAAGAATCAAAATTGGTTCTTATGATAAATACTATAGATGATTTATGGTATTTAAAGAATATACTTGACAGGGGCGATCAGATTATTACATCGGTTTTCAGGCGCCAGGAACAGAATGCCGATTTAAATAGATCAAAAGCCACAGAAAGGAAGAAAATAAATATAAAGTTAAACGTTGAAAAAATAGATTTTCTTCCCTATACGGATAATCTCAAAATTCTCGGTGAAATACTGGAAGGTGAAAATTCCGGCAGCCATCAATCCGTAATGATAGGCGTAGATGATGAAATAACTATTATAAAGACCCTGGATTCTGGAGAAAGGGCATTTCTTGACGAAGCTGTAGAAAATTATTATAAAAACAGTATAGTGTTTGTTTCACTGGATGATGAATCGTGCATCATAGCCTTGATGAAATCATATGGCATCCAGGAAATAGCAGATATATCTTCTAAAAAATCAGGGAAGGATTATGGTTCAAATGGTGAAGATCCGGGATATTATAAAGAAATAATTGCATCTATAAAAAACATAAAAAACCCTGCATCAATAATCATACTTGGCCCAGGATTTGAACACACAAAGTTATACAAAAAAATAATGGATGACCCGTTTTTCAATGGAATAGCACTGCACGATTTTCCGGAAACTGATAATGGGAAACGTGGCATATATGAATTTATGGCTGATAAAAAATCAGGTGATATTTTAAAAGGTGCCAGGCTGGCTGCAGATGAAAAGCTTATAGAGAATTTTCTCATTAATTTAAATAAAACAGGGTTAAGCATATATGGATATGATGAACTTGTTAAATATTCCAGAATGAATATGGTCGAGGATATTCTTATATCTGAATCAAAATTTAAAGACCCTGAAACCAGAAAACTTCTCAATGAGGCAACAGGAATAAACATTCATGTTATTAGCGATTACACAGAATCTGGCGATATAATAAAGCAATTCGGGGGTTATTGCGGAATATTGCGATATAAATATTAA
- a CDS encoding sulfite exporter TauE/SafE family protein: MIDVTLIQYILAIISGIAVGFSLGLIGGGGSILAVPLFIYFVGINHPHLAIGTTALAVGITAYINFAQHLRRKNANIKLGGVFALVGIVGVLVGSTIGLIIKGGELLFFFSMLMIIIGIYMYISKCRAVPNEDCKELAKQTNYGKVSGYSLIVGFASGFFGIGGGFLIVPGLLASSKIKINMAIGTSLLAVGTFGIVTAIRYSIVAPGLQFISSGMIGDVLFLVAIVYVIGGIFGGYLGTKLSVNLGGRKGTLRKVFSIIIILVGIYVAYESYPALVHMLFIL, from the coding sequence ATGATAGACGTAACATTAATCCAGTATATACTTGCAATTATATCCGGAATCGCAGTGGGATTTAGCCTGGGACTTATAGGTGGAGGCGGGTCAATACTTGCTGTTCCTCTTTTCATATATTTTGTAGGTATAAATCACCCACATCTGGCAATAGGAACAACAGCTCTGGCTGTAGGAATTACAGCGTACATAAATTTTGCACAGCATCTTAGAAGGAAAAATGCAAATATTAAGCTTGGAGGAGTATTTGCCCTGGTTGGAATCGTAGGAGTGTTAGTAGGGTCAACCATAGGCCTCATTATAAAAGGTGGGGAGCTTTTATTCTTCTTTTCAATGCTTATGATTATTATTGGCATTTATATGTACATCAGCAAATGCAGAGCCGTACCCAATGAGGACTGCAAAGAACTGGCAAAACAAACAAACTACGGCAAGGTATCCGGGTATTCGTTGATAGTTGGGTTTGCATCCGGATTCTTCGGCATAGGGGGTGGATTTTTAATAGTCCCTGGCCTCCTGGCATCATCAAAAATTAAAATAAACATGGCAATAGGAACATCCCTACTTGCAGTGGGCACATTTGGCATTGTAACTGCAATTAGATACTCCATAGTAGCCCCCGGGCTTCAGTTTATTAGCAGTGGCATGATAGGCGATGTACTTTTCCTTGTTGCAATAGTATATGTAATAGGTGGAATATTCGGCGGGTATCTTGGAACAAAATTATCTGTAAACCTTGGAGGCAGAAAAGGAACATTAAGAAAAGTATTTTCCATAATAATTATACTTGTAGGAATATACGTGGCCTATGAATCATATCCAGCACTGGTTCATATGTTATTTATATTATAA
- a CDS encoding 30S ribosomal protein S4, giving the protein MGDQKFQRKRYSTPRHPWEKERIDSERQVVAKYGLKNKRELWKAEAILSSYRAQARTLQAKVRYNDPIAEKQFQLLLKKLDKLSLLSEGATLDDILALNIENILDRRLQTLVYQLNMATTMKQARQLITHGHIKVGDHIVTIPSIAVLKGQEDSITYSEKSPFSDDKHPIRLILAGIQEKEDKEEPEKASKGEAQ; this is encoded by the coding sequence ATGGGAGATCAAAAATTTCAGAGAAAAAGATATTCAACCCCAAGGCATCCCTGGGAAAAAGAGAGAATAGACAGTGAAAGGCAGGTTGTAGCAAAATATGGATTAAAAAATAAAAGAGAATTATGGAAGGCTGAAGCTATATTATCTTCCTACAGGGCTCAGGCAAGAACTCTTCAGGCAAAGGTCAGGTATAACGATCCTATTGCTGAGAAGCAGTTCCAGCTTTTACTGAAAAAGCTGGATAAGTTAAGCCTTTTAAGTGAGGGCGCAACGCTTGATGATATACTTGCGTTAAACATAGAAAATATTCTGGATAGAAGGCTTCAAACACTGGTATACCAGTTAAACATGGCTACAACCATGAAGCAGGCCAGGCAACTTATTACCCACGGGCATATTAAGGTGGGAGACCATATTGTAACAATACCCAGCATTGCAGTTTTGAAAGGTCAGGAAGACAGTATTACATACAGTGAAAAATCACCCTTTTCAGACGATAAGCATCCCATAAGGCTTATACTGGCTGGAATACAGGAAAAGGAAGACAAGGAAGAACCGGAAAAAGCAAGCAAAGGTGAAGCTCAATGA
- a CDS encoding DNA-directed RNA polymerase subunit D: MMKILELKDNFIRFSIDGITPAIANSIRRTLINDIPKLAIENVIYHHGEIRDADGNVYDSSLPLFDEILASRIGLIPLKTDLSMNFRDECSCGGKGCDLCTVTYSINKLGPGMVYSSDIMPVNNPELTVTDPLIPIVELKKNQAMLVTCEAILGRGKEHAKWQATSGVSYKYHRNFHVNKAALDNWQFYKDTCPKSVLSENDTTILFTDDIPCSYLSQLMERDGVVVEEDSTKFIFKFETDGSLKASDVLSYALHRLENRFTALMESLSD, from the coding sequence ATGATGAAAATTCTGGAACTAAAGGATAATTTTATACGTTTTTCCATTGATGGGATTACACCTGCAATTGCTAATTCTATACGCCGTACATTAATAAATGACATCCCGAAATTAGCTATTGAAAACGTTATCTACCATCATGGAGAGATAAGGGACGCAGACGGAAACGTATATGATTCCTCACTTCCATTATTTGATGAAATACTGGCATCGAGGATTGGCCTTATTCCATTAAAAACAGACCTTTCAATGAATTTCAGGGATGAGTGCTCATGTGGCGGCAAGGGTTGTGACCTCTGCACTGTAACATACTCAATTAACAAACTGGGGCCTGGAATGGTTTACTCATCCGATATTATGCCTGTCAACAATCCGGAACTAACTGTAACAGACCCATTAATACCCATTGTAGAACTTAAAAAGAACCAGGCCATGCTTGTAACATGTGAAGCTATACTTGGCAGAGGAAAAGAACATGCAAAGTGGCAGGCAACATCGGGCGTTTCCTACAAATATCACAGGAATTTCCACGTCAATAAGGCTGCACTGGATAACTGGCAATTCTATAAGGACACATGCCCGAAGTCTGTTTTAAGTGAAAACGATACTACAATATTATTTACAGATGATATACCATGCAGTTATCTTTCACAGTTAATGGAGAGGGATGGCGTAGTTGTAGAGGAAGACAGTACAAAATTTATTTTTAAATTTGAAACAGATGGCTCATTAAAAGCTTCTGACGTTTTAAGCTATGCATTGCATAGACTTGAAAATAGATTTACAGCCCTTATGGAAAGCTTATCAGATTAA
- a CDS encoding 30S ribosomal protein S11, with protein MNKIGIAHIYASQNNTIILITDQTGSETIAKSTGGMVVKNDREESSPYAAMKASDIITEKLREKEITDLIIRVRAPGGSRSRIPGPGAQSAIRALSRAGFKILRIEEVTPTPHDGTKKKGGKRGRRV; from the coding sequence ATGAATAAAATTGGAATTGCACATATATACGCATCCCAGAATAATACTATAATACTGATAACGGATCAGACCGGATCAGAAACAATAGCAAAATCCACCGGAGGCATGGTGGTAAAGAACGATAGAGAAGAATCAAGCCCATATGCGGCAATGAAAGCATCAGATATCATTACAGAGAAACTCAGGGAAAAGGAAATTACAGATTTGATTATAAGGGTCAGGGCTCCTGGTGGAAGCAGATCAAGAATACCGGGTCCAGGCGCACAATCAGCTATAAGGGCACTTTCCAGGGCAGGATTCAAGATTTTGAGAATTGAGGAAGTAACGCCCACACCACACGATGGAACCAAGAAGAAAGGCGGTAAGAGAGGAAGGAGAGTTTAA
- a CDS encoding NAD(+) kinase: MKIGIIARINCHSCIKIARRIIELIPESWELVLEDKLAKALNMKGVNFKDIDADIIIVVGGDGTILRTAQLSRGKILGINVGGLGFLSEVEIGNIEESIYNLIKGNYKTYEVMKLNVYVNDQLFGKGINDVVIHTARISKIRKFSVYINDRFMENTSADGVIVATPIGSTSYSYSAGGPILIPSLKAMVISYIAPFGSRLRPIVCPDDSKITIKIIGRFSSLVIIDGQREAVVNGNDRIDIRVSDERLTFIELKNSFYDRLREKLIKDVVN; the protein is encoded by the coding sequence ATGAAAATAGGAATTATAGCTAGAATCAATTGCCATTCATGCATAAAAATTGCAAGACGCATAATAGAGTTGATTCCGGAATCTTGGGAATTGGTGCTTGAAGATAAACTTGCAAAAGCCTTAAACATGAAGGGTGTTAATTTCAAAGACATTGATGCCGATATAATAATTGTAGTAGGGGGTGACGGAACAATTCTCCGGACTGCACAACTTTCCAGAGGAAAAATACTGGGGATTAATGTGGGCGGATTGGGATTCCTCTCTGAAGTCGAAATCGGCAATATTGAAGAATCAATATATAATCTAATTAAGGGAAATTACAAGACATATGAAGTAATGAAATTAAATGTGTATGTAAACGACCAGCTTTTTGGGAAAGGCATAAATGATGTTGTCATACATACAGCAAGAATATCAAAGATAAGGAAATTTAGCGTTTATATTAACGACCGCTTTATGGAAAACACAAGTGCAGATGGTGTTATAGTGGCAACACCTATCGGGTCGACATCATATTCATATAGTGCTGGCGGCCCTATACTGATACCTTCATTGAAGGCGATGGTTATATCTTATATTGCACCATTTGGTTCAAGGCTCAGGCCTATTGTGTGCCCTGATGATAGCAAGATAACAATAAAAATTATTGGTAGGTTCAGTTCTCTGGTAATAATAGATGGCCAGAGGGAAGCCGTTGTGAACGGAAATGATCGTATAGATATCAGGGTTTCAGATGAAAGACTGACATTTATAGAGCTAAAAAATTCATTCTATGACAGGTTAAGGGAGAAACTGATTAAAGATGTGGTCAATTAG
- a CDS encoding Mov34/MPN/PAD-1 family protein gives MWSIRERTLKMIMEASRDALPNEFGALLRAEHQIIYEIALVPGSINGPVHVIFRTYTMPLDFSYVGSVHSHPSGNTHPSDADLHMFSNTGPVHIIVGYPYNMNNFSAYTRNGDPLKLNII, from the coding sequence ATGTGGTCAATTAGAGAAAGAACGTTGAAGATGATTATGGAAGCATCCCGGGATGCACTTCCGAACGAATTTGGAGCCCTTCTAAGGGCAGAACACCAGATAATATATGAAATAGCACTGGTTCCGGGGTCTATCAATGGCCCTGTACATGTAATATTCAGAACATATACCATGCCACTTGATTTTTCATATGTTGGCTCAGTACATTCGCATCCATCAGGCAATACACATCCATCAGATGCTGACCTGCATATGTTCTCCAACACCGGCCCTGTTCATATAATAGTGGGTTATCCATATAATATGAATAACTTTTCAGCATATACGAGAAATGGAGACCCGTTAAAACTCAATATCATTTAA
- a CDS encoding Mut7-C RNAse domain-containing protein: protein MNKFMADHMLGRTCKWMRIMGYDTGYPQCHSDNDILKKCKEENLILLTRDYEFYKRYSNSIFLDSPDFKEQLKQVVTMFPPDRELFFSRCPECNTILQTVKTETMGPGYDLVKSRYDTVKFCPGCGKYYWEGSHYSRILSQLNNIIKG from the coding sequence ATGAATAAATTTATGGCTGACCATATGCTTGGCAGGACATGCAAATGGATGAGGATAATGGGATATGATACAGGTTATCCGCAGTGCCATTCCGATAATGATATACTTAAAAAATGCAAGGAGGAAAACCTTATACTGCTCACAAGGGATTACGAGTTTTATAAAAGGTATAGCAATTCCATATTCCTTGACAGCCCTGATTTTAAGGAGCAATTAAAGCAGGTAGTAACTATGTTTCCACCTGATCGTGAATTGTTTTTCTCAAGATGCCCAGAATGCAATACTATACTTCAGACTGTTAAAACTGAAACAATGGGGCCCGGCTATGATCTTGTAAAATCCAGATATGACACTGTTAAATTTTGTCCTGGATGCGGAAAATATTACTGGGAAGGTTCCCATTATTCCAGAATATTGTCACAGCTCAACAATATAATAAAAGGTTAA